Genomic DNA from Haloarcula marina:
TGACCGTCTCACGTGGGGGAGACCGCCACACGCGGGCGGTACGGCGCCGAGAAAAGAGGAGTCTTAAGTACCTCGGCAGGATAAGCACGCGTACTATGGCAAACGGCAAATACGCCGCGCGCAAGCTCAAGAAGGACCGCCAGAAGCACCGGTGGTCCGACTCTGACTACGCGCGCCGCGAACGCGGGCTGGGCAAGAAGTCCGACCCGCTGGAGGGCGCGCCGCAGGGTCGAGGTATCGTCTTAGAGAAGGTGGGCATCGAAGCAAAGCAGCCCAACTCCGCGATTCGAAAGTGCGTTCGCGTCCAACTCATCAAGAACGGCAAACAGGTCACCGCGTTCTGTCCCGGTGACGGCGCTATCTCTTTCATCGACGAACACGACGAGGTCACCATCGCCGGTATCGGTGGTGCGAAGGGTCGCGCGATGGGCGACCTCTCCGGTGTCAACTACAAAGTGGAGAAGGTCAACGGCGTCTCCATGATCGAACTGGTCCGCGGCAACGCCGAAAAACCGGTCCGATAATCATGAGTGCAGAAGACGAAACCCCTGAACCCGACGCCCCCGCCGGCACAGACGACGAGACGGCCCGCGCCGAACTGTTCGGCAAGTGGTCCGTGACCGACATCGAGTACACCGACCCGTCGACGGAACGGTACATCACGGT
This window encodes:
- a CDS encoding 30S ribosomal protein S12 produces the protein MANGKYAARKLKKDRQKHRWSDSDYARRERGLGKKSDPLEGAPQGRGIVLEKVGIEAKQPNSAIRKCVRVQLIKNGKQVTAFCPGDGAISFIDEHDEVTIAGIGGAKGRAMGDLSGVNYKVEKVNGVSMIELVRGNAEKPVR